In Rhinatrema bivittatum chromosome 11, aRhiBiv1.1, whole genome shotgun sequence, a single window of DNA contains:
- the DLL3 gene encoding delta-like protein 3: protein MSRQLCLVLLGSVSLLCGQLVKTAGIFELKVHSFSSSRSLCRSGRPCRLFFRVCLKHAQAVVSPEPPCTFGAALSEIISADPGSIAASSPIRVPFHFKWPGTFSLIIESWNTNTADASTENAENLVSRLATRRRLAVGEDWSQDVHLGEQSELRYSYHVLCDEHYHGDSCSDYCRPRDDPFGHYSCAEDGSRLCLAGWRGDYCSEPICLPGCSESHGYCERPGECKCRIGWQGRACDQCVRYPGCLHGTCTQPWQCNCQEGWGGLFCNQDLNYCTNHRPCKNGATCTNTGQGSYTCSCRPGFIGTGCEIETNECDSNPCKSGGSCNDLENDYKCTCPQGFYGKNCEISAMTCADGPCFNGGTCAEKPSGGYTCRCPVSYHGSNCEKKIDRCSNSPCLNGGHCLDLGRSMICKCRAGFSGARCELNIDDCARTPCANGGTCVDGINSYTCSCTLGYGGKDCGVRMDACSGNPCSNGATCYTHFSGHVCECPPGYMGPSCEFRVQDPTPSPSRRAAEDPFPAALAISFGLGLVTLVLMVCAAMLVLRQVRLGQKQGKGPSKSGLETINNLKERDSFLIAPGRFKVPNKEPRFSTDCLSNKFNYKQKLLERNVSEGPSAGKKKQENKKSEQRHCSSPIGYPKEGGYHPIYIIPDPPEQCIFATEV, encoded by the exons GTGAAGACTGCTGGCATCTTTGAGCTCAAGGTCCACTCATTCAGCAGCTCCCGGAGCCTCTGCAGGAGTGGCCGTCCCTGCCGCCTTTTTTTCCGGGTGTGCCTGAAGCATGCCCAAGCTGTGGTCTCTCCAGAACCCCCATGTACCTTTGGGGCAGCCCTTAGTGAAATCATCTCAGCAGACCCGGGCTCCATCGCGGCCAGCAGCCCGATTCGTGTGCCTTTCCATTTCAAGTGGCCG gGAACTTTCTCTCTCATCATTGAATCCTGGAATACAAACACCGCTGATGCATCCACAG agaATGCAGAGAACCTGGTGAGTCGCCTGGCGACCCGGCGGCGGTTGGCCGTAGGCGAGGACTGGTCGCAGGATGTGCACCTGGGTGAACAGAGTGAGCTGCGCTACTCCTACCACGTGCTGTGTGACGAGCACTACCACGGGGACAGCTGCTCGGACTACTGCCGGCCCCGGGATGACCCCTTTGGTCACTACAGTTGTGCTGAAGATGGCAGCCGGCTCTGCCTAGCTGGTTGGAGAGGAGACTACTGCTCTGAGC CCATTTGTTTGCCCGGCTGCAGCGAGAGCCACGGCTACTGTGAGCGGCCTGGGGAGTGCAAGTGCCGCATCGGCTGGCAGGGCCGAGCCTGCGACCAGTGCGTCCGCTATCCGGGCTGCCTCCATGGAACCTGCACCCAGCCCTGGCAGTGTAACTGCCAGGAGGGCTGGGGCGGACTCTTCTGCAACCAGGACCTCAACTACTGCACCAACCACCGGCCCTGCAAGAACGGGGCCACCTGCACCAATACCGGCCAGGGCAGTTACACCTGCAGCTGCAGACCCGGCTTCATCGGCACCGGCTGTGAGATCGAGACCAACGAGTGTGACAGCAACCCCTGCAAGAGTGGAGGCAGCTGCAAC GATCTGGAGAATGATTATAAATGCACCTGCCCGCAGGGCTTCTATGGCAAGAACTGTGAGATCAGTGCAATGACCTGCGCTGATGGGCCCTGCTTCAACGGTGGCACCTGCGCCGAGAAGCCCAGCGGGGGTTACACCTGCCGCTGTCCTGTAAGCTACCATGGCTCCAACTGCGAGAAGAAGATCGATCGCTGCAGCAACAGCCCCTGCCTGAATG GTGGCCACTGCTTGGACCTGGGCCGGAGCATGATCTGCAAATGCCGGGCTGGCTTCAGCGGCGCCCGTTGTGAGCTGAACATCGACGACTGTGCAAGGACCCCCTGCGCCAATGGTGGCACCTGTGTGGATGGGATCAACAGCTACACCTGCTCCTGCACCCTGGGCTATGGTGGCAAGGACTGCGGCGTGCGCATGGATGCCTGCAGCGGCAACCCCTGCTCCAATGGCGCCACCTGCTACACTCACTTCTCGGGACACGTGTGCGAGTGCCCCCCAGGCTACATGGGCCCCAGCTGCGAGTTCCGGGTCCAGGACCCCACCCCGTCCCCAAGCCGGCGGGCAGCGGAGGACCCGTTCCCAGCCGCCCTGGCTATCTCCTTCGGCCTTGGGCTGGTGACCTTAGTCTTGATGGTGTGTGCCGCCATGCTGGTCCTCAGGCAGGTGAGACTGGGCCAGAAGCAAGGGAAAGGGCCTAGCAAGAGTGGCCTGGAGACCATAAACAACCTGAAAGAGAGGGACTCCTTCCTTATCGCACCAGGGCGCTTCAAGGTGCCCAACAAGGAGCCTCGCTTCAGCACAGACTGTCTGAGCAACAAGTTCAACTACAAGCAGAAGCTCCTGGAGCGGAACGTCTCGGAGGGGCCGTCTGCCGGCAAAAAGAAGCAGGAGAA TAAAAAATCTGAGCAGAGACACTGCAGCTCACCCATCGGTTACCCCAAAGAGGGGGGTTATCACCCCATTTATATCATTCCAGACCCCCCGGAGCAGTGCATTTTTGCAACTGAG gttTGA